The genomic DNA ATTTTTTTAATTTGAAAGTGATACCATGTAATTAAACGGTGTTTAAATCTTTGTTTAACTAATAAATTCTAGAGGGGGGATATAAATTGGAGGGAAATGAAAACGTATCAACGAAAGAAAAGATTTTAAATACAACATTGGAATTAATTAAAACAGAAGGTTTTGAAAGGGTAACGATAAGAAAAATTGCAGCATTGTCAGATGTAAATATCGCGCTTGTAAATTACCATTTTGGTTCAAAAGAAAAGTTGATTAGTGAGACGATTAGAGTCTTATTAATTAGCTTTCAAGGCACTTTTTCTATTTTAGATAATATTACAGTGCCAGCAAAAGAAAGATTAAAAATATTTTTATTGGATTATGTACTAGTAATTCGGCAATATCCGAAGTTAGTTAGGAAGATTATTGCAATGGGAACTACGGCATTTACATCTCAATACGAATATGGGGATTTTTTGAAGAGGCTAGGTTTTAGTAAAGTGAAGAATATTTTGAGCGAAATAACGAATGAAACGGATCAGGAAATTTTAATGATGATGACAGTACAAATATTTGGATCTATTTTTCTTCCCACATTAATGATGCCAATTCTCGAATCAGGGGCAGATATAAAAGTACCATCTGTAGAAAAACAGATTGATTTCCTAATTGAACGCTATTTTTATAAAAATTGAGATAGTGGGTGATAGAGATGGCTAGTTTCTTTAGAAAGCATTGGTGTGATATAGGATTAGTGGTCGCTATTGTTGTCGTAGTTTGTTTAGTCGCGAATTTGGGAGAAATGAGTGAAATGAAAGTACTGTTATGGTTAAGTTTTGTGGCCATTTTAGTGCATCAATTTGAAGAGTATCGTTGGCCAGGTTATTTTGCTGGTCTATTTAATGTAGTTATATTTAAAAGTGATATACCAGATCGCTATCCATTAAATACGCAATCTGCTATGGTAATAAATATTTTGATTACGTATGTTTTTTATTTACTCCCGGTTTTCTTTCAAAATATAATATGGCTTGGGTTGGCACCTATTTTAATGGGATTTTTTCAATTCATATGGCATGGTATTTTTGCGAATATAAAAGCTAAAACAATATATAATCCGGGATTAGGTGCGGTTGTATTACTACATGTTCCAATTGGTTATGTATATATGAGATATATTCTTTTACACAATCTGGCTACAAATTTGGATTGGTTATTTGGGGTGATCTACTTTCTAATAGCTACCTATTTTTTAATTATAAAAGGAAATATATTAATGAAAAGTAAGGAGACAAATCATTACTTTTCTAAAAAGCAACTAGGTCCGTACAAATGATACATTGAAGTGATTCAGAATTCAGAGGAAGGGTTTTAGATGCTGAAGAAAGTGCAAGTGAAGGATTCATGAATAAATTATGACAAGAAAATGGAAAATTTTCAGAAAAATAAAATAAATTATTTATTTTTTTCTGAAAATATAATATAGTTATGGCACAGAAAGTATTTTAACATAAGGAGGCTTTTTATGAGGATTAAAGGGAATTACGTGCCGAAAAGGGAAGTTTTACTGTGCTCAAGTTCGATTACGATAGGGGAAGCGTTAGAGCATTTAAATAAAACGGGGTATCGTTGTGTACCAGTTTTAGATGAAAAAAAAGAGAAATTTTTAGGGAATATATATAAAGTAGATATTTTAGAATATAAAGGATCGCTTGATGAGAGTGTAATACAATTATTAAACGATAAAGAAGGATTTGTGAGAGAAGATTCATCTTTCTTTAAAGTATTTTTTACAATAAAAAAATTGCCATATTTATCAGTAGTTGACGAAAAAGGGATTTTCCTTGGAATTTTAACGCATAAAAAAGTTTTTGAGTTATTAGAGGATGCATGGGGCGTTCACTCTAGTAAATACTCTGTCATGATTGGAACGCAAGACTATAATGGAGCAATTCAAAAGTTATCGACAGTTTTAAAGAAATACACTGGTATTCAAAGTTTGATGACTTTTGATAATGATGCCTTATTAGTTCGTAGAATTATGTTTACATTAGGAGAAGAGTTTAACGACGGTGAATTAGAGACATTATTGAAAGATTTAGAAGATCACGGATTTAGAGTTGTGTATGTGGAAGAGATGAAAAATCCACGTGAAGTTGAAACGATAGAGTAACATACAAAAGCCATCTAATTATCTTGGATGGCTTTTGTTATGTTACGTGTGTAAAGTTATTTGAAAATAACGATAGGATAATAGGAGAGATTGTAACAATATTTGTGTAAGAGAATAAAAATTGTAGATAATTTCGATTTTCAAAAAAATCAATTTGAAAATATGTTTTTATTTTGCAACTAAATATGTTACTATATGTGTGATAAAAACAAAGAGGTCTGACAACTATACTCCACGTAATAACACTCTAATGATTTAAAAATTCAAAAAAATCAAAATTCGAAAATAACAATTGTATTAATGATTAGAGTAAAAATAAGGGGAATGGAGAAATTATGGAGAAAGACACTGCTTTGTAAGGGGCATATTTTATCATCTTGAGCAGAGAGGAGGATGCATAGCATATTGTAAAATATAGAGATAAACAATGGAAAAGTGCTATGCAAATGAAGAGCATGAAGGGACGTTTAAGGCCAGGTGATACGGTAGCAATTGGTTTAATGCTATTTGCATTATTTTTAGGAGCAGGAAATTTAATTTTTCCGCCAGTTTTAGGTCAACAAGCAGGAGAGAATGTTTGGATTGCTACAATAGGATTCCTTGTAACGGGAGTCGGATTACCCCTACTAGCTGTAACAGCTGTCGCGTTTGTAGAGGGGGACTTGAAAGCGCTGTCTTCTAGAGTCCACCCTATATTTGCGTTTATTTTCCCATTGATTAGTTATTTAGCAATTGGACCATTTTTCGCAATCCCGCGTACTGGAGCTGTTTCGTTTGAAATGGGTATGAAGCCGTTTTTATCAGAGGCAATGGTTTCAGAGTGGTACATGCTATTTCTTTTCACGATAGTTTTCTTCGGAATAACGTGGTATTTATCATTAAATCCATCTAAATTAGTGGATTGGTTCGGAAAGTTTCTTACGCCACTATTGGTATTAATTGTCGCTGTTATTGTCGGAAAGGCAATTATTGATCCAATTGGAGAGCCGGCTGCGCCGTTAGCTGCTTACAAAGAAAATGCTTTCTTTGGTGGATTTATTCAAGGATATTTAACGATGGATGCAATTAGTGCTCTCGTATTTGGAATTGTCGTTGTACAAGTTATTCGCTCTAAAGGGATAAAAGAGAGTAGTCAAATTGCAAAAATAACAGTCGTATCAGGTATTATTGCTGTACTTGGTTTAACGTTAATTTATTTATCACTTGCTTATCTTGGTTCAACAAGTACATCACTTGGTGTCTCAGAAAACGGTGGTCTTATTTTAACGAATGTTGTAAATGAGCTATATGGGACGAGTGGTAAAATTTTATTGGGGCTTGTTATTATACTCGCTTGTTTAACAACTTCTGTTGGGTTAACATCTGCGTGTGCGGGTTTCTTTACAAACTTATTCCCAAAACTTTCACATAAAACGATTGTAACAATGGTATGTGTATTTAGTTTAATTGTATCTAACCTAGGTTTAACACAATTAATCGCCGTAACATTACCTGTGTTAATGATCATTTATCCAGTTGCAATTGTATTAATCGTACTTTCGTATTTCCATAAGTGGATTGGGAAGCGTAATACAATTTATATTGGAGCTATTTTAGGTGCATTGTTAATTAGTTTCTTTAACGGTTTAGAAAGTGCGAACATTAAAATTGACGTGATTTCTAATGTACTACAAATGTTACCGTTATATAACGAAGGAATCGGATGGTTAATTCCATCATGTATTGGCGGGATTCTCGGTTTCTTCCTCTATAAATCAAATGAATCAAGTAAATTACAAAAGAAAGGTGCTTAGGCACCTTTCTTTTTTTGAAGGGGATTTTTATATTTTGTCTAAGTAATAATTGGGAGGAATGATAAAATGGCTAATTTTGAAGATTTTTTAAATTTGGATTTGCGAATTGGAACTGTAATACATGCAGAGGAATTTAAAGAAGCGAGAGTTCCAGCGATTAAACTAGAAATTGATTTTGGAGAAATTGGGATAAAGCAGTCAAGTGCTCAAATTACGAAAAGGTATAGCCCAGAAGGTTTAGTCGGTCAACAAATTGTTGCTGTTGTAAATTTCCCGCCAAAGCGTGTAGCTGGATTTAAATCGGAAGTGCTTGTGCTTGGCGGCGTTCCTGAAGCTGATGATGTTGTGTTGCTTCAGCCTAATATGGAATTGCCAAATGGAACAAAAATTAGCTAGGGTGAAGGCAGGGGCTAATATGGGTATCGGACGAGAATATTTACAATGTGCGATTTCGAACTTTAAAGCAACAAAGAAGCAAGGGGAACGGGCACTTTCTCAATTATCATACGAACAAATACAATGGTCTTCTCATGAAGAAACAAATAGTATAGCGATTATTATAAAGCATCTGCATGGTAATATGCGTTCTAGATGGACGGATTTTTTAACATCTGATGGTGAAAAAGTTGATCGTGACCGAGATGGTGAATTTGAAGGAGGCTATTCTTCAAAGAAGGAAGCCCTTGCAGCGTGGCAAGAAGGATGGGAATACGTTTTTAATACGATGAATACGATATTGCCGGAACATCTATTGAAGACGGTATACATTCGTGGTGAAGCTCATACGGTCCTGCAAGCAATTGAAAGGCAAATTTCTCATTATGCATTGCATATTGGACAGATTATTTACATCGGTAAAATGTTAAAAGAAAATGAGTGGCTATGTTTAAGCATTCCTAAAGGACAGTCAACTCGTTATGTAGAGAAAAAACGTTCAACATAATAATAAGAAAGAAACCGATAAAAAATGGGGAAAAAGAAAGTCAGCCAAATAATAGATGGTTCTGTAATCATAAGAATACTGCCAAAAATAAGTCCATATACAATAAGAAAGAAATTGAAAAGTGTATTCACAGGGAGAAACCGTGAGATGAACACTTGCTGTCGTTTAAAACAATCACTGTGAAATAAATAAAAGCGGAAGCACCATGTGGCTGTAATAAGATCTTTCTTTCTTACAATTCTTTTTTTGCATGTATGACAGATAAATGGTGGTTGCATTTCATTACGCTCCATTTTTTATTTTCATAATAATGTGAGACAAAAGTAGGTACAAAGTGTAAGTTCCTATATACGCTCCTGCAATAAGGAAAAATGGATTCAGTAAAATTCCATGAATGCTTGTCATGAAAACTAAATCTTGTATTAAAACATCGTATATATTAATGGAAATAATTGTACCGAGTACATACAGTGCCAAGTACGCAGAAATATGTAGCACAATAGAGACTTTTGGATGCTTAGCGGACAAATAAAAAATGAATGATAGAGCGATTGGTAATATTCCTATTAATAGCTTCAATTCATTTCACCTCATTAACAATATAGCCGAAATTTTAACGGTCTATTCTCTAGGGCTTGTACATAACTTGAAATAGAGAGGTGATAGTATGAATCGGGGCTTTTTTTTTATGAAGTTTACAAGCATGCGTAAGTTAGTTTTATTTGTTATTACTACAGTGCTAGCGACTTTTTTTCTTATTAGTATGATGGTAACCTCTATGAAAGAGACGAAGTCAACGTATTTATATAATTGGTTAAATGAGTTATCGATGAATGGTTACATGTATGTACTTGGAAAAGAGAATCATTATTTTACACAGGAGTATCGAAATTTGAATCAAGATTTTTCAATTTCTTCTTTTCTCTTTTCTATGGCTACAAATATTCGCTTTAATGATGTACGCAGTTTTGTCGGGAAAGAGCTCCCTGGGTTTGGTAAGTACGATACAGAAATTGTTATTGCGGGTGAGGGTACAAATTATTCTAACTTACCGATAGAGTCGAGTGTCCCTCTTGAAGAAGTAGTGAAGGAACGGACTAGTGGAACTGGACAAGCACCTAAACAAGATACGAGTAAAGAGAAAAAACAGCCGTCCCAAACGACCGGGAAAAGACAAGTTGCGTTTATTTATCATACACATAGCTGGGAATCCTATTTACCTTTACTTAACTTAACGAATGACCCGAATCCGAATAAAGCAACGAGTTCTGTATCGAATATTTCTATATTAGGAGACCGTTTCCGTGAACAACTAGAAGGTGAAGGAATTGGCGCCACTAACGATAAGAGTGATGTTGGTCAAAAGTTAATAAGTAAAGGTTTAAACAGTAATAGTTCGTATAAGATGTCACGAGAAATTGTGCAGCAAGCTATGGCTGGAAATAAAGATCTTCAATACTTTTTTGATTTGCATCGTGATAGTGCCCGAAAGAATGTAACGACAAAAACAATTGGAGATAAATCATATGCAAAGCTTGCATTTGTAGTAGGGAAAGGAAATAAAAACTATGAAAAAAACTTACAATTAGCGACAGCTTTACATGAGGCGATTAATAAGAAATATCCAGGAGTGAGTCGTGGGGTCATTCAAAAAGGGTTCCAGACAGGAAATGGAATCTATAATCAAGACCTATCAGGACAAGCGATATTAATAGAAGTTGGCGGTGTAGATAATACAGAGGAAGAATTGAATCGATCAATTGATGCACTTGCTAAAGCATTTGGTGAATATTTTTGGCAGGCAGAAAAAGTGAATGGATAAAGTGAAATTTAAATTGGTGAGAGACCTCACCTGATGAAGATGAGTTCACAGTATTTTTGAAAAAACGTAAGTGTAATGCTTGCGTTTTTTCTTTGTAATGATGAGACGTCACAGAATAGACATAATTTGTCGTTGTTATAGTAATATCGAAATTTGTCAATTTATAGTAGGAGATTTACAAAGGGATTTTCGGGAAAGTAGAGAAAATCTTTTTATAAGGAAAACTTTTTATTATGAAACTGGTAGGGTGATTGAAGTGATTAGGGAAATCGAAATAGAAGATGCAGCATCATTTTTGCAATTAAGTAAGCAATTAGATGAAGAAACGAAGTTTATGTTATATGAACCAGGAGAAAGAAAAACTACAGCTGAGCAACAAGAAAAAATGATCCATCGCTTTATAGAAAATGAATATGCAACAATATTTGTAGCAGTTGAAGATGAGAGGATAGTAGGTTTTATATTAGTGAATGGAAATAACATTCAAAGAAAGAGGCATGTAGCAACCATTGTAATTGGTATTTTGCAAGAGTATAACGGGCGAGGTATTGGGACGAGATTGTTTAAAGAGGTTGAGAAGTGGGCAAAATTACATGATGTATGGCGTTTAGAATTAACAGTAATGGCCCACAATACAAGAGCTCAGGCACTATATAAAAAAGCTGGATTTGAGAAAGAAGGTGTCAAAAAAGCTGCTCTTATTATCGATGGAAAGGGCATCGATGAGTATGAAATGGCCAAATTATTAAAATAAGAGGTCGTTATATGAAAAAAAGATGGGCACTACTTGGTATCATAGCTGCAATAATTATTGTTGGAGTAGCAGGAATCAATTATAAAATGTATAAGGATAAGCAGGCGCGGGAAGTAAGTGTAAATAGCATATTTCCGAAAGCAAAAGAAACGATTGCTAATATGGATGGGGATATTGCGGTAATTAATAATCCGAATTCAATGCTTGTACTTGTGAATAAAAGTAGGCGTTTACCAGATGGGTATAGACCGCCAGATTTAGTTATTCCGAAAGTGCGCTACTCTAGTGAAGGTGATCAAGAAAAGAAAAAGATGAGAAAAGAGGCAGCGAGGGCGCTTGAGGATATGTTTCAGCAGGCTGACAACGAGCGTATTTTCCTGTTTGCAGTTTCTGGATTTAGATCTTTTGATCGACAAAAAGCATTAAATACGATGTATAAAAAACAAGATGGAGAAGCAAAAACAGCAATGTCTAGCGCGGTTCCTGGTACAAGTGAGCATCAAACTGGACTAGCTATGGATATTACGTCTCAATCTGCTAAATTTCAGTTAGAGACGGTTTTTGGGGAAACGAAAGAAGGTCAGTGGCTTTCTGAAAATGCCCATAAATT from Bacillus cereus G9842 includes the following:
- a CDS encoding TetR/AcrR family transcriptional regulator; its protein translation is MEGNENVSTKEKILNTTLELIKTEGFERVTIRKIAALSDVNIALVNYHFGSKEKLISETIRVLLISFQGTFSILDNITVPAKERLKIFLLDYVLVIRQYPKLVRKIIAMGTTAFTSQYEYGDFLKRLGFSKVKNILSEITNETDQEILMMMTVQIFGSIFLPTLMMPILESGADIKVPSVEKQIDFLIERYFYKN
- a CDS encoding HXXEE domain-containing protein, producing the protein MASFFRKHWCDIGLVVAIVVVVCLVANLGEMSEMKVLLWLSFVAILVHQFEEYRWPGYFAGLFNVVIFKSDIPDRYPLNTQSAMVINILITYVFYLLPVFFQNIIWLGLAPILMGFFQFIWHGIFANIKAKTIYNPGLGAVVLLHVPIGYVYMRYILLHNLATNLDWLFGVIYFLIATYFLIIKGNILMKSKETNHYFSKKQLGPYK
- the cbpA gene encoding cyclic di-AMP binding protein CbpA, with the translated sequence MRIKGNYVPKREVLLCSSSITIGEALEHLNKTGYRCVPVLDEKKEKFLGNIYKVDILEYKGSLDESVIQLLNDKEGFVREDSSFFKVFFTIKKLPYLSVVDEKGIFLGILTHKKVFELLEDAWGVHSSKYSVMIGTQDYNGAIQKLSTVLKKYTGIQSLMTFDNDALLVRRIMFTLGEEFNDGELETLLKDLEDHGFRVVYVEEMKNPREVETIE
- the brnQ4 gene encoding branched-chain amino acid transport system II carrier protein BrnQ4; amino-acid sequence: MKGRLRPGDTVAIGLMLFALFLGAGNLIFPPVLGQQAGENVWIATIGFLVTGVGLPLLAVTAVAFVEGDLKALSSRVHPIFAFIFPLISYLAIGPFFAIPRTGAVSFEMGMKPFLSEAMVSEWYMLFLFTIVFFGITWYLSLNPSKLVDWFGKFLTPLLVLIVAVIVGKAIIDPIGEPAAPLAAYKENAFFGGFIQGYLTMDAISALVFGIVVVQVIRSKGIKESSQIAKITVVSGIIAVLGLTLIYLSLAYLGSTSTSLGVSENGGLILTNVVNELYGTSGKILLGLVIILACLTTSVGLTSACAGFFTNLFPKLSHKTIVTMVCVFSLIVSNLGLTQLIAVTLPVLMIIYPVAIVLIVLSYFHKWIGKRNTIYIGAILGALLISFFNGLESANIKIDVISNVLQMLPLYNEGIGWLIPSCIGGILGFFLYKSNESSKLQKKGA
- the csaA gene encoding chaperone CsaA, whose product is MANFEDFLNLDLRIGTVIHAEEFKEARVPAIKLEIDFGEIGIKQSSAQITKRYSPEGLVGQQIVAVVNFPPKRVAGFKSEVLVLGGVPEADDVVLLQPNMELPNGTKIS
- a CDS encoding DUF1572 domain-containing protein — encoded protein: MEQKLARVKAGANMGIGREYLQCAISNFKATKKQGERALSQLSYEQIQWSSHEETNSIAIIIKHLHGNMRSRWTDFLTSDGEKVDRDRDGEFEGGYSSKKEALAAWQEGWEYVFNTMNTILPEHLLKTVYIRGEAHTVLQAIERQISHYALHIGQIIYIGKMLKENEWLCLSIPKGQSTRYVEKKRST
- the spoIIP gene encoding stage II sporulation protein P; this encodes MNRGFFFMKFTSMRKLVLFVITTVLATFFLISMMVTSMKETKSTYLYNWLNELSMNGYMYVLGKENHYFTQEYRNLNQDFSISSFLFSMATNIRFNDVRSFVGKELPGFGKYDTEIVIAGEGTNYSNLPIESSVPLEEVVKERTSGTGQAPKQDTSKEKKQPSQTTGKRQVAFIYHTHSWESYLPLLNLTNDPNPNKATSSVSNISILGDRFREQLEGEGIGATNDKSDVGQKLISKGLNSNSSYKMSREIVQQAMAGNKDLQYFFDLHRDSARKNVTTKTIGDKSYAKLAFVVGKGNKNYEKNLQLATALHEAINKKYPGVSRGVIQKGFQTGNGIYNQDLSGQAILIEVGGVDNTEEELNRSIDALAKAFGEYFWQAEKVNG
- a CDS encoding GNAT family N-acetyltransferase, with protein sequence MIREIEIEDAASFLQLSKQLDEETKFMLYEPGERKTTAEQQEKMIHRFIENEYATIFVAVEDERIVGFILVNGNNIQRKRHVATIVIGILQEYNGRGIGTRLFKEVEKWAKLHDVWRLELTVMAHNTRAQALYKKAGFEKEGVKKAALIIDGKGIDEYEMAKLLK
- a CDS encoding M15 family metallopeptidase; translation: MKKRWALLGIIAAIIIVGVAGINYKMYKDKQAREVSVNSIFPKAKETIANMDGDIAVINNPNSMLVLVNKSRRLPDGYRPPDLVIPKVRYSSEGDQEKKKMRKEAARALEDMFQQADNERIFLFAVSGFRSFDRQKALNTMYKKQDGEAKTAMSSAVPGTSEHQTGLAMDITSQSAKFQLETVFGETKEGQWLSENAHKFGFVIRYTKAKETITGYRYEPWHVRYVGNPQATYLYDNQLTLEEVTE